In Exiguobacterium sibiricum 7-3, a genomic segment contains:
- the alaS gene encoding alanine--tRNA ligase encodes MKPLKPLTGAQIRQMYLDFFQSKGHAIEPSASLVPIEDPTLLWINSGVATLKKYFDGRVIPQNPRIVNAQKSIRTNDIENVGKTARHHTFFEMLGNFSVGDYFREDAIKWGWELLTSDEWYGLDPDRLSVTIHPEDDAARQIWLELGVPAERIIPLEDNFWEIGEGPSGPNTEIFFDRGPAFGDDPNDSELYPGGENERYLEIWNIVFSQYNHDGHGNYTELPRKNIDTGMGLERMASVMQDVPTNFDTDLFMPIIHKTEELSGKLYREDSKLDVAFKVIADHIRTVAFAIGDGALPSNEGRGYVLRRLLRRAVRYAKMLGIERPFMYELVDTVGSVMVDFYPQVPEKADFIKRVIKNEEERFHETLHDGLAILNTVAQAAKSNGEHVISGEDAFRLYDTYGFPLELTVEYAEDHQMSVDEEGFKRAMDEQRKRARAAREDGGSMQQQSEVLATLTVPSQFIGYTDLETDAKIIALLHDGERVTEVAAGEEAQLLLDITPFYAESGGEVADTGTITGPDFVLDVKDVQKAPNGQNLHTVIVRTGIALADATVHATVEASSRQAITKNHTATHLLHKALKDTLGTHVNQAGSLVSADRLRFDFSHFGAVTAEELTTIEQDVNQAIWASLAVEIEEMNIADAKAKGAMALFGEKYGETVRVVSAGTYSIELCGGIHVRNTAEIGLFKIVSESGIGAGTRRIEAVTGAGAYHVMNGHLQTLEQAARVLKTKTTEVPGRIEALQVQLRETERAHESLQAKLANIEAASLKEDVEQINGVQVLAKQVDVSDMDALRGMMDELKSSLGSAIIVLGSAQGDKVNLVASVSKDLIDQGYHAGKLIKEVATRCGGGGGGRPDMAQAGGKDPAKLNEALAFTSHYVQSLA; translated from the coding sequence ATGAAACCATTAAAACCGTTGACGGGTGCACAAATCCGTCAGATGTATCTCGACTTTTTCCAATCTAAAGGACATGCAATCGAACCAAGCGCATCCCTTGTTCCGATTGAAGATCCAACATTACTGTGGATCAACTCGGGTGTCGCTACGTTAAAAAAATATTTTGATGGACGAGTCATTCCGCAAAATCCACGGATTGTCAACGCGCAGAAATCCATCCGGACGAACGATATCGAAAACGTCGGGAAGACAGCACGTCACCATACGTTCTTTGAAATGCTTGGAAACTTTTCTGTTGGCGATTATTTCCGCGAAGATGCGATCAAATGGGGCTGGGAACTATTGACGAGTGACGAGTGGTATGGACTTGATCCGGACCGCCTTTCCGTGACGATTCACCCGGAAGACGATGCAGCACGTCAAATCTGGCTCGAACTTGGTGTGCCGGCTGAACGCATTATTCCACTGGAAGATAACTTCTGGGAAATTGGTGAGGGTCCTTCAGGTCCGAACACAGAGATTTTCTTCGACCGCGGACCGGCTTTCGGCGACGATCCGAACGATTCCGAATTGTATCCGGGTGGCGAGAACGAACGGTATCTCGAAATCTGGAACATCGTGTTCAGTCAGTATAACCATGATGGACACGGCAATTACACGGAGTTACCGCGTAAAAACATCGATACCGGGATGGGTCTTGAGCGGATGGCGAGCGTCATGCAAGATGTGCCGACGAACTTTGACACGGACCTGTTCATGCCGATCATCCATAAGACAGAAGAACTCAGCGGTAAACTTTACCGCGAAGATTCAAAACTGGATGTTGCGTTCAAAGTCATTGCTGACCACATCCGGACAGTTGCCTTTGCAATCGGAGACGGTGCGCTGCCTTCGAACGAAGGACGCGGTTATGTCTTACGCCGCCTGCTTCGTCGTGCTGTTCGTTACGCAAAAATGCTCGGGATCGAACGTCCGTTCATGTACGAACTTGTGGATACAGTCGGTAGCGTCATGGTCGATTTCTACCCACAAGTTCCAGAAAAAGCAGATTTCATCAAACGTGTCATCAAAAACGAGGAAGAACGATTCCACGAGACGTTACATGACGGTCTTGCTATCTTAAACACTGTGGCACAAGCAGCGAAGAGTAACGGCGAACATGTCATCAGTGGAGAAGATGCCTTCCGTTTGTATGATACGTATGGTTTCCCGCTCGAATTGACGGTTGAATATGCAGAAGATCATCAGATGTCTGTTGATGAAGAAGGATTTAAACGGGCAATGGATGAACAACGGAAACGTGCTCGTGCTGCCCGCGAAGACGGCGGTTCGATGCAACAACAGTCGGAAGTGCTCGCGACATTGACTGTTCCAAGCCAGTTCATTGGTTATACGGACCTTGAGACGGATGCTAAAATTATTGCTTTGTTGCATGATGGAGAACGAGTGACGGAAGTCGCTGCTGGAGAAGAAGCACAATTGTTGCTTGATATCACACCATTTTATGCAGAAAGCGGTGGAGAAGTGGCGGACACTGGAACCATTACAGGTCCGGATTTCGTCCTTGATGTCAAAGATGTTCAAAAAGCACCGAATGGTCAAAATCTGCATACAGTTATTGTTCGGACGGGGATTGCTTTGGCAGATGCGACAGTTCATGCGACGGTCGAAGCGTCATCTCGTCAAGCAATCACAAAGAACCATACCGCAACCCACCTGTTGCATAAAGCATTAAAAGATACACTTGGGACACACGTCAACCAAGCCGGATCACTTGTTTCTGCAGATCGTCTCCGGTTTGACTTCTCACACTTCGGAGCAGTCACGGCGGAAGAATTAACAACCATCGAACAGGATGTAAACCAAGCAATTTGGGCATCACTTGCAGTCGAGATTGAAGAGATGAACATTGCTGATGCGAAAGCAAAAGGTGCAATGGCCCTGTTTGGTGAAAAATACGGTGAGACGGTTCGTGTCGTTTCGGCTGGAACATATTCGATCGAATTATGTGGCGGAATCCACGTCCGCAATACGGCAGAAATCGGTCTGTTCAAGATTGTTTCCGAATCAGGAATCGGAGCTGGAACACGACGGATTGAAGCCGTCACGGGCGCTGGAGCATACCATGTGATGAACGGTCACCTGCAGACACTTGAGCAGGCAGCACGTGTCCTGAAAACGAAGACGACTGAGGTGCCGGGACGGATCGAAGCACTTCAAGTCCAACTTCGTGAAACAGAACGTGCGCACGAATCATTACAAGCAAAACTTGCAAACATTGAAGCAGCATCATTGAAAGAGGATGTCGAGCAAATCAATGGAGTGCAAGTCCTTGCGAAGCAAGTCGATGTCTCGGATATGGATGCACTTCGCGGTATGATGGATGAACTGAAGTCAAGTCTCGGCTCGGCGATCATCGTCCTCGGTAGTGCGCAGGGAGATAAAGTCAACCTCGTTGCAAGCGTCTCAAAAGACTTGATCGATCAAGGGTACCATGCAGGTAAATTGATTAAAGAAGTAGCGACGCGTTGCGGCGGCGGTGGCGGCGGTCGTCCGGACATGGCACAGGCTGGCGGAAAAGATCCTGCAAAATTAAACGAAGCTCTTGCGTTTACTTCACATTACGTGCAATCACTGGCATAA
- a CDS encoding IreB family regulatory phosphoprotein: MSQMDQTMKFNFPEDDSQAATREVLLTVYHALEEKGYHPINQIVGYLLSGDPAYIPRHNDARNMIRKIERDELLEELVKSYLSESGDKK; encoded by the coding sequence GTGAGTCAGATGGATCAAACGATGAAATTTAATTTTCCAGAAGACGATAGCCAAGCGGCAACACGCGAAGTATTGCTGACGGTTTATCATGCTTTAGAAGAAAAAGGCTATCATCCGATCAACCAAATCGTCGGATATCTACTTTCCGGTGACCCTGCTTACATTCCTCGTCATAACGATGCACGTAATATGATCCGAAAGATTGAGCGTGATGAACTACTGGAAGAACTCGTGAAATCTTATCTATCGGAGAGTGGAGACAAAAAATGA
- the ruvX gene encoding Holliday junction resolvase RuvX, producing the protein MKRAIGLDVGSKTIGVAVSDLMGWTAQGIETIKWTEPEYPVAFKRLEAIIKEYGVEIIVIGHPKNMNGSIGPRAEASEAFAREIETQTGLSTVLVDERLTTMQAERMLIDADVSRKKRKQVIDKMAAVMILQSYLDRANR; encoded by the coding sequence ATGAAGCGTGCCATCGGACTTGATGTCGGTTCGAAGACGATTGGTGTTGCGGTGAGTGATTTGATGGGCTGGACAGCACAAGGCATTGAGACCATCAAATGGACAGAACCTGAATATCCAGTCGCCTTCAAGCGACTCGAGGCAATTATTAAGGAATACGGTGTCGAAATCATCGTCATCGGACATCCAAAAAACATGAATGGGTCGATTGGTCCTAGAGCTGAGGCGAGTGAAGCGTTTGCGCGTGAAATCGAGACGCAGACAGGGCTTTCGACCGTTCTTGTCGACGAGAGATTGACGACGATGCAGGCAGAACGGATGCTGATCGATGCCGATGTCAGTCGAAAAAAACGGAAACAAGTCATCGATAAGATGGCAGCAGTCATGATCCTACAATCCTATTTGGATCGGGCAAATCGATAA
- a CDS encoding DUF1292 domain-containing protein: protein MSEEKRQYLFPDEDGGEHLFEEWYRYVSERTGKTYLFLEMIGHPEEGADDLIICEIDEFGEGEDDFELSLIDEDDEQTWDELEAALKERMNDATE from the coding sequence ATGTCTGAAGAAAAACGGCAGTATCTCTTTCCTGATGAAGACGGTGGCGAACATCTTTTCGAAGAGTGGTACCGTTATGTCAGTGAGCGAACCGGCAAGACCTATCTATTTCTCGAAATGATTGGTCATCCGGAAGAGGGAGCAGATGATTTAATCATTTGTGAAATCGACGAGTTTGGCGAAGGCGAAGATGATTTTGAATTGAGCCTGATTGATGAAGACGATGAGCAGACTTGGGATGAACTTGAGGCTGCATTAAAGGAGCGGATGAATGATGCAACAGAATGA
- a CDS encoding DUF1292 domain-containing protein, producing the protein MQQNEPTHYVIPDGEGNEFKFAERLRYESPRSSKTYIFLEPVGADYDEAEEVDIFVYELEEYGDGDDDFNLVPIAEDDAETWDEIEEVFNTLEDELD; encoded by the coding sequence ATGCAACAGAATGAACCTACACATTACGTAATTCCCGATGGAGAAGGTAATGAATTTAAATTTGCCGAGCGTTTACGATATGAAAGCCCACGCTCAAGCAAAACATATATTTTCCTTGAGCCAGTCGGCGCGGATTATGATGAAGCAGAAGAAGTCGATATCTTTGTTTATGAGTTAGAAGAATATGGTGATGGTGATGATGACTTCAACCTCGTTCCGATCGCAGAAGACGATGCAGAAACTTGGGATGAAATTGAAGAAGTTTTCAATACATTAGAAGACGAGCTTGACTAA
- the mltG gene encoding endolytic transglycosylase MltG, translating to MENEWKKNAEIEQKRRRTSRRITLIILSVLFTIFLVAGAAIYIFLKSSLEPVNEEATKSVKVEIPLGAGTSTISSILKEKDLIANETIFRYYVRYKNESSFQAGTYTLTQAMTPDEIINELKTGTIMKAADVKITIPEGITMDRQIAIIAKATGFKADSIRKSLTDEAYIKTLIDKYPMLTDEVTKQGVLYSLEGYLFPATYEFDKGKSINQITETMLDEMEKIYDANADAIKKSGMTFHEVLSLGSMVEREAATPEDRREIAGVFTNRLNDGMKLQSDPTVWYGTGENTALTTLKDLENNSKYNTYKYEGIPIGPISTVSKDSILAVLNPKKTKYVYFFARPPSDKNPRGQILYEETYEEHQRNVVKYKPEWVEYEASKEQ from the coding sequence ATGGAGAATGAATGGAAGAAAAATGCTGAAATCGAACAGAAACGTCGCCGGACATCGCGCCGGATTACGTTAATCATCCTTTCAGTATTGTTCACGATTTTCTTAGTAGCAGGAGCAGCCATCTACATCTTTTTAAAGAGTTCACTCGAGCCGGTCAACGAAGAGGCGACGAAGTCCGTCAAGGTCGAAATTCCTTTAGGCGCCGGAACAAGTACGATTTCAAGCATTCTCAAAGAAAAAGATTTAATCGCGAACGAAACGATTTTCCGCTATTATGTCCGCTATAAGAATGAATCGTCATTCCAAGCCGGGACATACACATTGACCCAAGCGATGACACCAGATGAAATCATCAATGAGTTGAAGACCGGAACCATCATGAAAGCGGCAGATGTTAAAATTACGATCCCTGAAGGAATCACGATGGATCGTCAAATTGCCATCATTGCGAAGGCAACCGGTTTTAAAGCTGACTCCATCCGAAAATCATTGACGGATGAGGCGTATATCAAGACATTGATTGACAAGTATCCGATGTTAACGGATGAAGTGACGAAGCAGGGAGTCCTCTATTCGCTCGAAGGATATCTTTTCCCGGCGACGTACGAATTCGATAAAGGAAAAAGCATCAATCAAATTACTGAAACGATGTTAGATGAGATGGAAAAGATTTATGATGCGAATGCCGATGCGATTAAGAAATCAGGCATGACCTTCCATGAAGTGTTGAGTCTCGGATCAATGGTCGAGCGGGAAGCCGCGACACCAGAAGATCGCCGTGAGATTGCCGGTGTCTTTACGAATCGCCTCAACGACGGAATGAAACTCCAATCGGATCCGACGGTCTGGTATGGCACAGGAGAAAATACGGCATTGACGACGTTAAAGGATTTAGAGAACAATTCGAAATACAATACGTACAAATACGAAGGTATTCCGATTGGTCCGATTTCAACGGTCAGTAAAGATTCAATTCTTGCCGTCCTTAATCCGAAAAAGACGAAATATGTTTATTTCTTTGCCCGACCACCAAGTGATAAAAATCCACGAGGTCAAATTCTTTATGAGGAAACCTATGAGGAACATCAACGTAATGTTGTGAAGTATAAACCGGAATGGGTCGAATACGAAGCAAGTAAAGAGCAATGA
- a CDS encoding O-methyltransferase has translation MNDFTAYVEGMIRPRDPLLQEMEAYAKEHHIPIIELTGSEVLLSLLTLQQPKRILELGTAIGYSAIRMARALPDARITTVERNAKRYAEAKMFIERSDVADRIDIVFADAVELAETLEQQFDAVFIDAAKGQYKKFFNGYGRLVPIGGVLYTDNLFLHGDVLETDPKTFDRRRRRLVRLVKEFTVWMMEQDQYDTTIFPLGDGVSVSRKVKSE, from the coding sequence ATGAATGATTTTACAGCGTATGTCGAAGGGATGATTCGACCACGTGATCCCTTGCTACAGGAAATGGAAGCATACGCGAAAGAGCACCACATTCCAATCATTGAACTGACGGGATCGGAAGTTTTATTATCGTTGTTGACGTTACAACAACCGAAACGAATCCTCGAACTCGGAACAGCGATTGGTTACAGTGCGATTCGGATGGCCCGCGCCTTACCGGATGCCCGGATTACGACCGTTGAACGAAATGCGAAACGATACGCTGAAGCTAAGATGTTCATTGAACGTTCAGACGTCGCAGACCGGATTGACATCGTTTTTGCTGATGCAGTAGAATTAGCCGAAACCCTTGAACAGCAGTTCGATGCCGTATTCATCGATGCGGCGAAAGGACAGTATAAAAAATTCTTTAACGGTTATGGGCGATTGGTGCCAATAGGCGGAGTTTTATATACGGATAACCTGTTTTTACACGGGGATGTCCTTGAGACAGATCCCAAGACTTTTGACCGGAGAAGACGACGGCTTGTCCGTCTGGTCAAAGAATTTACAGTATGGATGATGGAGCAAGACCAATATGATACGACGATTTTCCCACTTGGAGACGGTGTGTCCGTCAGTCGGAAAGTGAAGTCAGAATGA
- the udk gene encoding uridine kinase, whose translation MQKPVVIGVAGGTGSGKTTVARSLVDAFPSESIVMIEQDAYYKDQSELSMEERYQTNYDHPFAFDNDLLIEHIKALRENQAVEKPVYDYVAHTRATETIPLDPRDVIIVEGILALEDERLRELMDIKVFVDTDADVRILRRMQRDMNERGRSIDSVVEQYTKVVRPMHLQFCEPTKRYADIIVPEGGENHVAIDLLVTKIRAILDYRSALDQRGY comes from the coding sequence ATGCAAAAACCGGTTGTAATTGGTGTGGCTGGAGGTACAGGTTCAGGAAAGACGACGGTCGCACGGTCACTTGTCGACGCATTCCCGAGTGAATCCATCGTCATGATTGAGCAGGATGCTTACTATAAGGATCAAAGTGAATTATCGATGGAAGAGCGTTACCAAACGAACTATGATCACCCGTTTGCCTTTGATAACGATTTGCTGATCGAACATATTAAGGCACTGCGAGAAAATCAGGCTGTTGAAAAACCGGTCTACGATTACGTTGCCCATACACGGGCAACGGAGACGATTCCACTTGATCCACGTGATGTCATCATCGTTGAAGGTATTTTAGCGCTTGAAGACGAACGTTTACGGGAATTGATGGATATTAAAGTCTTCGTTGATACAGATGCAGATGTTCGGATCCTGCGCCGGATGCAACGCGACATGAATGAACGGGGACGGTCGATTGATTCCGTCGTCGAACAGTATACGAAGGTCGTCCGTCCGATGCATCTCCAGTTTTGTGAACCAACAAAACGGTATGCAGACATCATTGTTCCCGAAGGTGGCGAAAACCACGTAGCAATCGATTTACTGGTCACGAAGATTCGGGCGATTCTCGATTATCGGTCTGCACTCGATCAAAGAGGATATTGA
- the greA gene encoding transcription elongation factor GreA → MAEKQYYMTLEGKANVENELNELKSVRRKEVVENIKIARSFGDLSENAEYDSAKEEQAMVEGRIAQLEEMLRNVAIISEDEKDISVVGIGTTVTFLILEDNEEETYTIVGSAEADPFTGKISNESPIAKSLFGHSVGEQVSVQAPGGDFAVKITSIK, encoded by the coding sequence ATGGCAGAAAAACAGTATTACATGACGCTTGAAGGTAAAGCGAATGTTGAAAACGAATTAAACGAACTGAAGTCAGTCCGCCGTAAAGAAGTTGTCGAAAATATTAAGATTGCCCGTTCATTTGGTGACTTGTCGGAAAACGCGGAATATGATTCAGCGAAAGAAGAACAAGCAATGGTTGAAGGCCGGATTGCTCAACTCGAAGAGATGTTACGCAACGTCGCCATCATCTCGGAAGATGAGAAGGATATCTCAGTCGTTGGTATCGGGACGACAGTTACATTCTTGATCCTTGAAGACAATGAAGAAGAAACGTATACGATTGTCGGCAGTGCAGAAGCCGATCCGTTCACTGGAAAAATCTCGAACGAATCACCGATTGCTAAAAGCCTGTTTGGCCATAGCGTCGGGGAGCAAGTATCCGTTCAAGCACCCGGCGGAGATTTCGCTGTAAAAATTACATCAATCAAGTAA
- the mtnN gene encoding 5'-methylthioadenosine/S-adenosylhomocysteine nucleosidase — translation MPIAIIGAMEEEVNLLRNELSERKDTVIANYHFYEGLLNSVPVVILKSGIGKVNAAIGTTLLLDHFKPSAVINTGSAGGFRAGLKVGDVVVSTEVRHHDVDVTAFGYEYGQVPGMPAAYTADPKLIATAEAVIERMDAIRVVHGLIVTGDSFIHDTERSNVIKTNFPDVAAVEMEAAPIAQVCHQFNVPFVVTRSISDSADEEASLSFDEFLEIASINSAKMVMEVVRTLADSE, via the coding sequence ATGCCAATCGCAATCATCGGAGCGATGGAAGAAGAAGTAAACTTACTTCGAAATGAATTATCAGAACGAAAAGATACTGTCATTGCCAACTATCATTTTTATGAGGGATTGTTGAACAGTGTCCCGGTCGTCATCTTAAAATCCGGTATCGGAAAAGTAAATGCCGCAATCGGAACGACGTTGTTGCTTGATCATTTCAAGCCAAGTGCCGTCATCAATACTGGTTCGGCTGGCGGATTCAGAGCCGGTCTAAAAGTCGGTGATGTTGTTGTTTCGACGGAAGTCCGTCACCATGATGTCGACGTGACGGCGTTTGGTTACGAATATGGTCAAGTCCCAGGAATGCCGGCTGCCTATACAGCCGATCCAAAATTGATTGCAACAGCGGAAGCCGTCATTGAACGGATGGACGCGATTCGAGTCGTTCATGGTTTAATCGTGACAGGTGATTCTTTCATTCATGACACAGAACGTTCGAACGTCATTAAAACGAACTTCCCGGATGTCGCGGCAGTTGAGATGGAAGCAGCGCCGATTGCGCAAGTTTGTCATCAATTTAACGTTCCTTTCGTCGTGACACGTTCAATTTCTGACAGTGCTGATGAAGAAGCTTCATTATCATTTGATGAATTCTTAGAGATTGCTTCGATTAATTCAGCGAAGATGGTTATGGAAGTCGTCCGCACATTAGCCGATTCAGAGTAA
- a CDS encoding beta-ketoacyl-ACP synthase III, with protein sequence MNIGIVGLGTSLPERRITNDDLAATLDTSDEWIRTRTGIGARRIADDSVDVTDLATEAAKKALADANLTADDIGLIVVGTATGRAFPSTACIVQERLGALGATAFDISAACSGFIFALQTASSMMAATESKHALVIGAEKMSSIVDWSDRSTAILFGDGAGAVVLGPTEQQGLNAFELGTDGRGAHLLFKELDGPIEMNGREVFKFAVRKLPDIVEKVIQKAGGTLTELDLLIPHQANLRIIDAARERLGIEEEKVIVTIDEHANTSAASIPLALEEARRQGRLSPGTTLVLAGFGAGLTWGAAYITWTKGENT encoded by the coding sequence ATGAATATCGGAATTGTAGGACTCGGCACATCATTACCCGAACGTCGAATCACAAATGATGATTTAGCAGCGACACTCGATACGAGTGATGAATGGATTCGGACACGTACAGGAATCGGAGCACGACGGATTGCGGACGATTCGGTGGATGTCACCGACCTAGCGACGGAAGCAGCGAAAAAAGCGTTAGCAGATGCCAACTTGACAGCAGACGACATCGGATTGATTGTTGTCGGAACGGCGACCGGACGTGCTTTTCCATCAACGGCATGTATCGTTCAGGAACGACTTGGAGCACTCGGTGCAACAGCTTTTGATATCAGTGCCGCCTGCAGCGGATTCATTTTTGCCTTACAAACGGCTTCGAGTATGATGGCAGCAACGGAATCAAAACATGCACTTGTCATTGGTGCAGAGAAGATGTCAAGTATCGTTGACTGGTCAGACCGGTCGACAGCAATCTTGTTTGGTGACGGCGCTGGGGCTGTCGTGCTCGGTCCAACTGAACAACAGGGATTAAATGCCTTTGAACTTGGAACAGATGGTCGCGGGGCACACCTGTTATTTAAAGAATTGGATGGTCCGATTGAAATGAACGGCCGGGAAGTCTTTAAATTCGCGGTCCGAAAGTTACCGGACATCGTTGAAAAAGTCATTCAAAAGGCTGGTGGAACGCTAACGGAACTTGATTTATTGATTCCGCATCAAGCAAATTTACGAATCATCGATGCAGCACGTGAACGGCTTGGGATTGAAGAAGAGAAAGTGATCGTGACGATTGATGAACATGCAAATACATCGGCTGCGTCGATACCACTTGCATTAGAAGAAGCACGGCGACAAGGAAGACTGTCACCGGGGACAACACTTGTCCTTGCAGGATTTGGAGCAGGTTTGACATGGGGAGCAGCTTATATTACTTGGACTAAAGGGGAGAACACATAA
- the fabF gene encoding beta-ketoacyl-ACP synthase II, producing the protein MMRKRVVVTGMGALTPIGNDVDTFWNALKAGENGIRPMERLDIDEYPTKVTGELQNFDITEFIEAKEARKMDRFVHYSLVASMEAVKNADLDVKANAERIGVWIGSGIGGVETIEKQAKIYFERGHRRVSPFFIPMMIPNMASGQVSIYTGAKGPNNCSVTACASGTNAIGEALRVIERGDADVMIAGGAEAPITNLSFAGFCANKAMSTNHDPNTASRPFDEGRDGFVMGEGAGILVLEEYEHAIARGAKIYAEVSGYGLTADAYHITAPDPDGDGGARAMAMAIQDAGIEPAAVQYINAHGTSTPMNDVLETKAIHTVFGDHAEKLAINSTKSMIGHLLGGAGGVEAIATIKSLQEQTVHPTIHLENPSEGCDLDYVREGSRSWEVEYALSNSLGFGGHNASLVFKRYHA; encoded by the coding sequence ATGATGAGAAAACGTGTAGTAGTAACAGGTATGGGCGCATTGACACCAATCGGCAATGATGTCGACACATTCTGGAACGCTTTAAAAGCCGGAGAAAATGGTATTCGTCCGATGGAACGTCTGGACATCGATGAATATCCAACGAAAGTAACGGGAGAATTACAGAATTTTGATATCACGGAATTCATTGAAGCAAAAGAAGCGCGAAAAATGGACCGTTTTGTCCATTATTCTCTTGTTGCCAGTATGGAAGCAGTCAAAAATGCTGACCTGGATGTCAAAGCCAACGCTGAACGAATCGGTGTCTGGATCGGATCAGGAATCGGCGGCGTCGAGACGATTGAAAAACAGGCAAAAATTTATTTTGAACGCGGACATCGCCGTGTCAGCCCATTCTTCATTCCGATGATGATTCCGAACATGGCCAGTGGTCAAGTATCGATTTATACAGGGGCAAAAGGACCGAATAACTGTTCCGTCACCGCATGTGCTTCCGGTACAAACGCGATTGGGGAAGCATTACGCGTCATCGAACGCGGTGATGCGGATGTCATGATTGCCGGTGGAGCAGAAGCACCAATTACGAACCTTTCATTTGCTGGTTTTTGTGCCAATAAAGCGATGTCAACGAACCATGATCCGAACACGGCAAGTCGTCCATTTGATGAAGGACGTGACGGATTCGTCATGGGAGAGGGTGCCGGAATTCTGGTACTGGAAGAGTATGAACATGCGATTGCCCGCGGTGCAAAAATTTATGCAGAAGTCAGTGGATACGGATTAACGGCTGATGCGTACCATATCACAGCACCAGATCCAGACGGCGACGGCGGAGCGCGCGCAATGGCGATGGCGATTCAAGATGCAGGTATCGAACCGGCTGCCGTTCAATACATCAATGCACACGGAACAAGTACACCGATGAATGATGTGTTAGAGACGAAAGCAATCCATACTGTCTTTGGCGATCATGCTGAAAAATTAGCAATCAACTCGACAAAGTCGATGATCGGTCATTTGCTGGGCGGTGCCGGTGGCGTCGAAGCCATCGCGACAATTAAATCGTTGCAGGAACAAACCGTTCACCCGACGATTCATTTGGAGAACCCAAGTGAAGGGTGTGATCTTGATTACGTTCGTGAAGGAAGCCGGTCATGGGAAGTTGAGTATGCTCTCAGCAACTCGCTTGGTTTCGGTGGTCATAATGCGTCACTCGTCTTTAAACGTTATCACGCATAA